From a single Labrenzia sp. PHM005 genomic region:
- a CDS encoding NAD(P)/FAD-dependent oxidoreductase codes for MTATRASALSVCVIGGGPLGIGLGRELSEGGIDYDLYEQESDLGGVWNTDAPCGRTYPSLHLISPKFNTQVPDFPMPDHYPAYPNHKMMLDYIRSYARHFGVYDHAHCNTGVTWIEPDGDGWNVELSTGATRRYDIVAVCNGAQRVPHYPKPPYPGTFSGEVLHTADYKNPSQIAGKRVLVIGAGNSGCDVAVDAVHHAVSVHHSTRRGYHYYPKFIDGKPTPQWMLQLGTKFTSKEETSAYIQKVFKLAGFDGTDFGLPAPDHPIDAAHPIMNSQILYHIGHGDIATVGDVAGFDDLTVRFKDGHEAEIDIIVYATGYDRHFPFIDPDILDWKDGIPDLFIHIVPRNLNNLFFFGFVNAAAGLGDGMRLQGQFVRSYVRAFENQTLGYQKFVAAKAQDDPDLGQDYFVDSRRHTWEVDFWKFIRHARYYREMLDDD; via the coding sequence ATGACGGCAACGCGGGCATCGGCTCTTTCGGTTTGCGTTATTGGCGGCGGGCCCTTGGGGATAGGTCTGGGGCGCGAATTGTCCGAAGGCGGGATTGACTATGACCTTTATGAACAAGAAAGCGATCTTGGCGGTGTCTGGAATACCGATGCGCCCTGCGGAAGAACTTATCCCTCGCTTCACCTGATTTCGCCGAAGTTCAATACACAAGTGCCGGATTTCCCGATGCCGGATCATTATCCGGCCTACCCCAATCACAAGATGATGCTGGACTATATCCGGTCCTATGCGCGGCATTTTGGGGTTTATGACCACGCCCATTGCAATACTGGCGTCACTTGGATCGAACCGGACGGCGACGGCTGGAATGTGGAGCTGTCGACAGGGGCAACCCGCCGGTATGACATTGTTGCTGTCTGCAACGGGGCGCAGCGGGTGCCGCACTACCCGAAACCACCGTATCCGGGAACCTTTTCAGGGGAGGTGTTGCACACAGCCGATTACAAGAACCCGTCACAGATCGCGGGCAAACGGGTCCTGGTGATCGGTGCTGGTAATTCAGGGTGCGACGTGGCGGTGGATGCCGTGCATCATGCTGTCTCGGTGCATCACAGCACACGCCGGGGTTACCACTATTATCCGAAATTCATCGACGGCAAACCGACACCGCAATGGATGTTGCAGCTCGGCACCAAGTTCACCTCGAAAGAGGAAACCTCGGCCTATATCCAAAAAGTGTTCAAGCTGGCCGGGTTCGATGGCACCGATTTCGGTTTGCCTGCGCCGGATCACCCGATTGACGCTGCCCATCCGATCATGAATTCGCAGATACTTTATCATATCGGACATGGCGATATTGCCACGGTCGGCGATGTCGCGGGTTTCGATGATCTAACCGTGCGTTTCAAAGACGGGCACGAAGCTGAGATCGACATAATCGTCTATGCCACCGGCTATGACCGTCATTTCCCCTTTATCGATCCGGATATTCTCGACTGGAAAGACGGAATTCCAGATCTTTTCATCCATATCGTTCCACGCAACCTCAACAATCTTTTCTTTTTTGGCTTTGTAAACGCTGCGGCCGGGCTGGGCGATGGAATGCGTCTGCAGGGGCAATTTGTCCGCAGTTACGTGAGAGCCTTTGAAAATCAAACCCTTGGCTATCAGAAGTTTGTCGCGGCGAAAGCCCAGGATGATCCAGATTTGGGTCAGGACTACTTCGTTGACAGCCGCAGGCATACTTGGGAAGTTGATTTTTGGAAATTTATCCGCCATGCGCGCTATTACCGGGAGATGCTCGATGACGACTGA